The genomic stretch AATCGTCAgatcacggcggcggccgcggcgggcgagTCCGGCGGCAACGCCTCCCCGCCGCGAGCCCGTGCCGCGAGGGCGGGGTGAGACGTCAGATGACGGGGCTCCGGCCGCGACCGTGCGGGGCGTGGGTGCACGCGAGGCGAGCCTGACCCTCTGGCCGAATCGGCAGGCcaagggagggaggcggccgtAGCATAGCCTGCCGCCTCGCCTCGTGCCGCGCACCTCCCCTTTTCCCCTCTCATAAAATCTCGCTCCGCCTCGGCAGCTCGCCCCTTACAGGGCTGTTTGGcacacaggggctaaaatttagcccctgtcacatcggatgtttggacaccacttaggagtattaaacattggttaattaaaaaactaattgcacaacccctaggctaaatcgcgagacgaatctattaagcctaattagtccataatttgacaatgtggtgctacaataatcattcgctaatgatggattaattaggcttaatagattcgtctcgcgatttagcctaggggttccactattagttttgcaattagctcatatttaatcatcctaattagcatccgaacatccaacgtgacatggctaaagtttagcctctgtctcccaaacaccccccgCCAGTCTCATCAACCCCCTCCCTCCACTCGCCCACTCGCGAGCGCCAGCAGTCCAGCACCCAGCAGCAGCGTCACAgtccccctccctcccgcgcCCCAAAAAACCTCGCCTCCCGAGTTCTCcccccggccccgccacccgccgcgcgGTGCCTCCGAACCACGCGCCGCCACCGATCGCCGCTCGCCCGCCAGCTGCCACCGTCGCCGCGCGCCAGATCTGACAAGACGACGCGCCGCGCAGCGCCCCCACTGCCGCGCGCCGATCGCTTGCCTACCCCACTCGCTCTCAAGCTCATTGCCACTCGCTAGCCGCCACCGCGGGAGCGAGCTCCGCTGCAATCCGCCCGCGCGGGCCGCGGAATTGCCACCCCACCACCGCGGGGGGTGAACGGGCGGGAGCGTAGCGTGCGCGAGCGAGGTGGGGCCAATGCGGGGCGCGCCGGCCGGGGCATGGTAGGGGCAGCCGCTGCGGGGGCTGCTGCAGCGCCGGGATGGAGGCCGTcgttgccggcggcggggaggggcgggGCAGCAAGCGGGGCCGGGTGAAGGCTGCGGACCCCGGCACGGAGCCGGATGCCaagcgccgggcggcggcgcccccgtTCTCGCGGTGGCGTGTCCCTGTGGGTGCTGCAGCAGCATCACCCGGCCTTGCGTATCTACAGCGTCTTGTGAGCCTCGAGCGGCAAGGACCGCCACAGCAAGGTCTACACGGCCCAAGGGCATCCGGGACCGCCGCGTCCGCCTCTCCGTCGCCACCGCCATCCAGTTCTACGACCTCCAGGACCGCCTGGGGTACGACCAGCCCAGCAAGGCCATCGAGTGGCTCatcaaggccgccgccgccgccatcgacaAGCTGCCCtcgctcgacgccgccgcggggttCCCCGCCcacccggcctccgccgcggccaagGACCAGCACCACCGCACCCCGCCGGATGCGGATGCGGACGcgccgccggacgccgaccaccaccagcaccagcagcagcaactcACGAGATCGGGATGCAGCAGCACGTCCGAGACAAGCAAGGGCTCCGTCCTCTCGCTCTCCCGCTCCGAGAGCCGGGTCAAGGCAAGGGAGCGCGCCAGGgagcggagcgccgccgccagggacAAGGACAAGgaccccgccgccgacgacgccgccaCCACGGGGAGGCGCGCCGCGCCCACCACCTCCTCGGCGCAGGCGGCCTCCTTCACCGAACTGCTCACGGGGAtggccgcggccacggcggccgccggctccgcccccgccgaccacaagcagcagcagtcgCCCCCCTGGCAGCCAATGGCTGCCCCCGCGATCGCCGACTACATCGGGTTCGCGCAGCCCCGGAAGGCCGCCGGACACGCGATTGCGCACTCCTTCGCCTCCCCGGCTCCCCATCTCGCCAACATTGCGCCGATCGCCATGGCCCCGGCGCAGCACTTCGGCTTGGCGAGCGGCGCCGTCACCGTCGcctctggcggcggcgagccgcaCGCGGAGATGACGCAGTTCTCGTTCTTGCAGGACCACTACATGCCCGTCCACGCCGCGCCGGCCTCGGGTCCCGCCGGCGACTACAACCTCAACTTCTCCATGTCCTCGGGTCTTGTGGGTGTCAACAGTAGGGGGACCCTTCAGTCCAATTCGCAGCCGCACAtctccggccaccaccaccagcaccaccagctCCAGAGGCTGTCTACTCCACTGGACGCTCCCAACATACCCTTCCTGTTCAGCCCGGCCGCCGCGGTGACCACGCCCGCCACGGCGGAGAGCCAGTTCGCCGCGTTCCAGCTCTGGAACGGGTTCCAGCACGCAGACATGAAGGAGAAGGGCAAGAACTGATTGACAGCTGCCCAATGCCGCGCAGTGCTTTCCGGATGGTAAGCCATGAACTCTCGAGCTTCGTTTGCTTTTTGGATGCTTGTGTTTGGGGGCCTTAATTTAAGGTTACGGTGCTTGCCATTTGCCAATTTGATATGATTATCTCCCCCTTTTGGTGCCTCTCGAGGTGGCCGTGTGTCCCCAAATCCCATAAAACCCTGACGTGGTTCTTGGCAATTGACGAGTGTCAAGGCTTTAGGGGGTGCATTCCGCTCAACTTTACAAATTAGAACAGGTGTCGATTCACGACTCACTGGATCTGGTTTGGTGTTCTGTTCCACCCATCAGCTATTTCATAGGAGACAGGCCAATCACATGGTTTCTGCTCGCCCGGCACTGGATTTTTAATGCCTTAATTTGTAGTAAGCCCAGGCTACGTTGCGGTAGTATTGCATGAAAAGGATCTGCTGTAGTGCTGCACTAGGATCAAATGCATGAACAGGAGACACTGTATAAACATAAATACCCACCTAGTATTGCTGTATTATCTAAACACATTTCCAAATGGACTTTTACTTGGTTCAAATACAGCTAGTGGCATAGTTGAGCATTTTTTGTCAGCACCTACTGTAAATTGTGACAAGAGGTGAATGTGCATGTATTCTTAGCCAAAACAAATTCTATGGTTGAAAATCTGTAACATTTGGAACTTAATCCTGATACTGTGCTTGGTGTTTTGTCTGTATCTCTGACAAAGCTGCGTATTTAAGAAATCTTAAAGTTGTTAAATTTGCTACCCCTGCAATTGCTTAACTCTATCCTGAAATGTCTTTGAAACAATATAAATACTCAGCAATCATTGCATATAGGCTAGAGTCATTTTGATAAGGACTACTGCAATTTTTGATAGAGGTGATGGCATAGTTGACCTGGCCCTTGTCCATGTTCTTCCTCTTCAGGAAGACTAGAACATCTGCGCAACATCTGATaagtgtgtttggttttgggctGTACTTCTTAGAACAGAAAGATCGAGCATTTCAGTCAATTAAGCTGCTTCTTTTTGTTTAAAACTACCCATTTACCTTAAAATCTCGATGTATCTTAACTGTTGATACTGTCAACTATACCTGAGAGCTCAACTTCTGCATATTGTCATCCTATGCCTAGCATGTAGAATTCTATTATTGCCTTAGCCATTAATTGTAATATGGCTTCTTAAAGAAGATAAACATCAATGCAGTTCAAATAGCTATGTTACTTTTTGCATGTGGGAAAAAGGTATTTCAAATATAGAATTTTATATCTCCGGTATAACAAGGGGTATGCTATCTTTTGAGACCCTGCAGTacatttgtctcttttttcttagCATCTGTAAAATGGCATAGCCATCTTCTGTCACATCTTGGACTTCACTTATTTACTAAACTTCAACAAAGAACAGAGTTAGAATCTTTTTGATCTGGTTGAAACTTGAAATACATATTGTGACCATGTTATCaggctatcttttttttttctcgaactacgcaggagagctgcgtgtcatatCATTAAGGTAGAAAAGATAGTACAACGATCCCGGATATACCCAGGTCGAGGTTGAAACCCACACACGCACACAGTAAGAAGGCAAAGTTACAGACTCGCCACATCCTCGTAACAAGACATGCACACAGTAAGAAGGCAAAGTTACAGACTCGCCACATCCTCGTAACAAGACATGCACACAGTAAGAAGGCAAAGTTACAGACTCGCCACATCCTCGTAACAAGACATGACCCGGGGATCCTCGGGGCTTAAGCCGCCACAGTCAACGACCTTGCTAGGAGTTCCTGGAGCCACACACCAAAAACTACACTCATCCGCCACCGTCCGGAGGAGATTACTAACATTTGGCGACCTTCCCTCAAAGACACAATCATTTCTATGCTTCCAGACCTCCAATGTCACAAGTATGATAAGATAATTTAGACCTTTTCCTCATTTCGTTTGGCACACTTCTGATTGTGCTCCCCAACATCCCAGGAGGCGAGATGTTGCTGTGGGAGCTGCAGCAGCGATGTTCAGATGTTGGAGCAGCAATGCCCACACTTGTCTGGGAGTGAAAAGCACATAGATTAGGACAAACTCAATGAAACTCTGTAACATTGGGAATATAACCCTGAAACTGTTCTTGGTATCTTGTCTTTATTTCTCTAACAAATCTTTACCCCTGCAATTCCACTACTCTATCCTTGTCTTTGAAATAATATAAACACCCATCTGTCATTGTCATGTAGGCTAAAATCCTTTTCATAAGGACTTTTGCAAGGTTCAGACAGAGGTGATAGCATAGTTGACATGGTCCTTCCCTCATGCTGTTCTTCTTCAGAAGACTAGAAGATTTGGGCAGTATCTGATAGTGTGTTTGGTGTTTGTGCTGTACTTCTTAGAACAATAAAAATCAAGCATTTCAATCAATTAAGCTGCTTGCTTTTGTTTAATCTACCCATTTAACTGTGCGATTGCAAGGGTCAACCTCTAAATCTCCTTAATGCCATATACCTTAAACTATTGATGCTGTCAACAATACCTGAGAGCTCAACTTCTGCGTATTGTCATCCTAAGCCTAGCATGTAGAATGCAATTATTGCCTTACCCATTGCATTGTCACATCCACATGTTTTAAGCTAAGGTAGGATTTAAAGTTTGTCTCCTCCATCTCATTCCCTTTAATTGTAACATGGCTTCATACAGAAGATAAACATCAACACAGTTCAAATTGTTATGTTACCTTTTGCTCATGGGAAAGGGTATTTCAAATATATAATGTTATATTTACCGTAAAAAATGTATGCTATTATTTGAGAGTCTACAGTACATTCTCTTTTCCCCACCTTAGCATCTTTAAAATGGCAATCATCATCTTCTGTTACATCATGGATTTCGCTTATTTACTAAAAGCATTCAAACTTCACCTGAGAACAGAGCTAGAACCTTTCAATctggttgaaacttgaaaggcATAACGTGCCCATGCCAAAATTACAGAGTAAGAAGCACATAGACTTAGTATTTGGTAAAGAATACAGTATATGGTACACCCAAGTGAAGTGTTTTGTTTCTCATCTGGTCATTTTTGGTACGTTTCTATTGAAGCTTCATCTAATAGTCTAAGGTTAGAAGTTGTTGGCTGAGTCACTAATAGTGGAACACAAGGTACACACGATTTATCTGAATTTCTGGTTTCTCAAACCAGCAGGAGAGTCTGAATTTCTGGTTGACTGTTGAAACAACTGGTGGAAGTAAGGATGTCAAGTTCTTTCTAATGGAAAATAATCAAGAGTAGTATATAACTGCACAAATAAGACATGCATTATAGGAAAACTATCCTTATACATTTATTGATGTCCTGAAAAATAAGATATTGTTGTCTTAGTCTTGTCTCAGGATATTTAACTATGACGTATTTGGTCAAGAAAATGTCATATATGCATGGATCAACAAATCATCATAGTTCATAACCCTGAGTTCTAATCAGTGCTTCGGATGCTAGGTACTAGGCAGGCTGTGGGGTGGTTCCATGGCGTTCCTAGCACCTAATCACCAATTAATCAGGCTAGGTGATGATAAGACACTAGGTTGGAGGGTGGCATCTTAAGCCAAAGCATCCAGCTTTTTGTAACATTGTTCAAATAAAACAAGGCATCTGTATCCCTTGAGGGATGAACTGTTCACCATGATCTTCTTGCACTATTGTTAAGACTTGATTACcatcaagtaacttcatgttGAACTACAAGTGCTATTATTCAGTTATGAAACTTTAAAATTATGAATAAACAGTGATATTGTAATCCGAAGATCTTTCACAACATGTAATGCCTTTTTTTTCATGTTAACCATGACTTCTAGTTTTAATTAAATAGGTGCTCAATAGAATTATTGTTTTTAGCTAGCATGTGCTTATAGAACATAATAGTAGTTATAAAATGATTGTTTCAAAATGGCTCTAGTTTTGCTAAACTAGATAGCACCTCCATTATTTCTCAATGTAAGAAACAAGGACAATCTTCTGTCTGAGAAGAAAATAACAGATCATATACCAGCAAATGGAAAGTGCTGTTGCACACTATTGCTTCCTGTTGTACCTAACACTCTAACAGCTACCTGTAGGTAGTATTATAGTCGCATTAATACTTTTCTAAGCTCTCTTTTGGGGTGATTTATAAAAACTGAATAATTAATAATGCATTTCTTGAGTCTTATTATGTGTAGGGTTTGCATTGATAAAATTATAGTCAATAGTCATATAACATAATCAGTTTTCCTAATTTCTGATACGATAGAGGATGTCATTGTCaggaatatatattttttatatttgatGGAAGAACTATGTTTTATAGTTGTTGTTTTCCATTATGTGCTGATTATTTACTACTCCTGTAAAGATATTTAATCGAGAAACTAAATAAAGGGTATTGCTATTAGCTATGCTACCACGAATAGGTTGTTCAATTAATCTTTATAATAGCAGAACCTTTGTATCTTATGCTTTTTAATGAAACTATATAGATCCTAAAGTATGCTATCCCCAAGGTATCGCTGAATTTAGTTGCCCCATCTTATTTCTGGAAAGCTCTCAAAGTGGAGACTTTATGATGCAAAGCTAAGCACTTTAAATAATTTAATATCCTACATATAGGCTTGTTTACCTCAAGTTTTAGCTTATCACTGAATACGGTTAAGTGGTCAACCTAGTGGAATGAACAAAAAGTGCTACGTGAAAATTAGTTCTGAAGTGGCTGAGCATAGTACCTGTTTTCAGTTAAAAAGCAAAGTCGTATAAATGAAGTGTCATAGCTCAGCATATTCTGTTTGTCAGCCTTCCAGACTAGTTTGAGTGGCAGATGAGGAAGAACACAACATAATGTATTGTTTGTTGATGATAATAATAATTGTATAGTCTTGGTCCGTTCATCATACAAAGAGAAACAATGCAGACTACACATGTTTTCCTATTTTATCTGACAGAAACCATAATTCTTGACACTTTACAGGATGTGAAGACATCAAATAATTGCAACCTGTCCCCACAAGCACCATCCATTGCTTGAAGCGGCTAGCGCTTTTGGGATGATTCCTGACATTCTTGGAAGCAGATCATCCTTCAGACATCTACCCTGGTCATCACTGGAGAACCTCGTCGTTGTTACTCTGACAACCATCCGCATTTTTTACCCGCCTGCTGTTGTATTCATTTTGTGGAGGTGAGATTTTTCGGAGAATGACTTGCTGGAGTGCCCTGTCAGAAAGCATTGTAATCCTTTCCATTCTAAACTCTCCCAATGGATGGATTCGGCTCTTGATTGGCACTTTCAAGTTCCAGGGATCAGTTATCTGGGCCATTTTTATGGTTCTCTGGTTGTGTGTTGTGCGAGAGAAGTGAGAGGATTCATGATTTGATCCATCAGATGAAGTCATCTGTGGTCAAAGTCTGTTCCCCTGTTGTGTGCTGAATACAATGCTCTAATGAGAGTCTGAGATGTaaatttaattttcttttttttttttgcagtgaTTATTTCGTATTGCTCCCTGATTTATGAGAAGCTAGTATTGGATGTCTGTGTTTGGTCAATCTATGCTGGTTACATGCTGAAGGTGGCCCATGTGCTGAACTGACTGAATTCTGAATATTGTGATGTACAAGCAGGCCAGCACTGCAGAGTGCAGTCTGCCTTGCAATTCAGTTTGAGCAGCTTGTGAAACATAGATGCAAATTCTGAATTAGTTAGTTCTTTCTCGCCAGaatttgatgaatgaagtttaGACATGTCCTTGACATGTCAGCCTCAAAGCTATTGAAGTCATGGAATTTTCAGTCGACAGTATTATGTTAGGTGTGGTTTGCTGTTGCTTGGAGTCAGATAAAGCAGGTGGTGCATTCCAACCTGCCATCAAAGCCGTGGCAGCACGGGTCACTGGATCAGCACACTTTTTATCAAGAACTGAAGAGCCTGCTGGAGTACCTAATTCTGTGTGCCTTTGATGACATGCTTGCAGGTTGCAGGACACCAAGTCAAACCCAACAGGAGCTGAAAAGGATGGTCAAGGCATCCACTTTTTGGCACAGAGAAGGCTGCAGTTGCAGGCTTGTTCATACATGGTAATTCACTTTTATCGTGTTACAGTTAGTAATAAGTCAAAGAAATAATAACTAATCCAGAGATTAACCTGTTATCATTTATTGTAGCCGCACAATGGTCTACGTAGTATGTACAAATTACAATGTCAAGCTAATGATAATTGAATCTGTATGTTCTGCTGAAATGAAACCTATCTGCCTAGTTGAGCGTTTCAGAAAAGGAACACTCAAGGTGGTGTCTGCCTCCATTGAAAGAGCACTAGCTGAGGTTAGGAGTGATCAATTTCACTCCAAATGTTTCTAGCCTTCAACTGGTGTTTAGTCTTGGTCAGAAAGACGATCTCTTTTCCTAGAAGTCAGGTTATAGCCAACAACTTCTTGGAGTTCAATAGTGCAGACTAGATGGTCTTCAGCGATGAACTCAGTTAACCTGTGGATACTCCCTTGGTGCATGATTGGGGAAATAGAATGATGATAATAGCCTGCCAAACAAGGAAAAAGATTAACTTGATAGCACTGATTTTGTAAGATTGTAGGGAATTAAAATAACATTACTCTTCTTTTCTGATTTATTACTGGCTTAAAAATGGGCGATGGTTCATAATATTTTGTAGTTCTAACTGCTATCCCATCTCAAATTAGAAACTGGTCAACACTAGCTATTCAGTAGTATAAACTGACAGGACATTGGTTCTTTAACTATGTACTAGCTATAACACAGAGACTAATTCGAATATGAAACTAAGCATGGGCAATGCTAAAGGCAAAAGGTTGTTCAGAAATCGGAACTCTTTTAACAACAGAAAAAATGTTACTTGATCTCACCTCTAAACTTTTGGGGAAGAGCCATCTTCTATAGGTGCCTCAGATGCTGGCGAGGAAAATGAGTCATATGAGGATGCTCTAGCATCCATTAGCATGGATATGACTTCTCTCATGCTGGGCCTGTCAAATGGTGACTCGTTGGTGCAGAACAATGCAATTTTTAGCACCAGAGACATCTCTTCCACAACTCTCCTTGAGCTCAGGTCCAGTCTGCTGTCAAACATTTCCCTACTCGGTGTCATTTTGTTCATCATCCGCCTCACCAAATTCACAAGATCTCCTCCTTTCTCAAGAGGTTGAATTGGAGACTGCCCGGTCAGTAGTTCCAACAAAACTACCCCGAAACTATAAATATCACACTTCTCAGTGACCTTCATGGTGAAGGCATACTCTGCAAAGGATA from Setaria italica strain Yugu1 chromosome II, Setaria_italica_v2.0, whole genome shotgun sequence encodes the following:
- the LOC101753193 gene encoding LOW QUALITY PROTEIN: transcription factor PCF6 (The sequence of the model RefSeq protein was modified relative to this genomic sequence to represent the inferred CDS: deleted 1 base in 1 codon; substituted 1 base at 1 genomic stop codon) gives rise to the protein MPSAGRRRPRSRGGVSLWVLQQHHPALRIYSVLXASSGKDRHSKVYTAKGIRDRRVRLSVATAIQFYDLQDRLGYDQPSKAIEWLIKAAAAAIDKLPSLDAAAGFPAHPASAAAKDQHHRTPPDADADAPPDADHHQHQQQQLTRSGCSSTSETSKGSVLSLSRSESRVKARERARERSAAARDKDKDPAADDAATTGRRAAPTTSSAQAASFTELLTGMAAATAAAGSAPADHKQQQSPPWQPMAAPAIADYIGFAQPRKAAGHAIAHSFASPAPHLANIAPIAMAPAQHFGLASGAVTVASGGGEPHAEMTQFSFLQDHYMPVHAAPASGPAGDYNLNFSMSSGLVGVNSRGTLQSNSQPHISGHHHQHHQLQRLSTPLDAPNIPFLFSPAAAVTTPATAESQFAAFQLWNGFQHADMKEKGKN